In Leclercia sp. LSNIH1, the genomic stretch ACAGCTCGGCATGTTTTTGCACCAGAGAAATGAGCGAGCCGCCGTCGGCGATAAAGTCCCGCATGCGCTGCGCCTCGCTCTTCTCCTGTTTCAGGCTCTGGGCAATCTCTTCAATCGCACTCGACGCCCCGAGCTTTGCGGCAGAAGGCGCGACGCGCTCCAGCAGCCAGGCGAGATCTTCTGCAATGGTTTTCTGCTCCCCGGTATGGACGTCCGTCAGGATCCCCTCCAGCCCGTAGCGGCAGGCCTGAAAACGGTTAAAGCGGTAGAGCAGAAAATCCCGCTCCTGATGCTTGTAAGGCCGGGTGGTGAGCAGCCAGTGGGAGGTGGCCTGGATCAGCCCGGCGATATTGATGGCATGGGCGAGGGTCAGCGGCGTGTCCATCACCCGTACCTCTACGGTGCCAAAATGGGGGCTGGGGCGAATGTCCCAGTGCAGATCTTTAATGCTGTCGATCATGCTGGTATGGCTCAGGCGGCGGAACAGCCCTTCGAACTCCTGCCAGCTGTTGACCCACGGCATCAGGCCGTTATCCGGAAAGCCGGAGAAGATATTGAGGCGCGAAGAGGAGAATTTGGTGTCGGTACCCTGCATATAGGGCGAGCTTGCCGCCAGGGCGATAAAGTGTGGCACGAAGCGCGACAGGCCGTGCAGCAGGTAGATGGCGTCATCGCCAGTGCGACAGCCCACATGAACGTGCTGGCCGAAGACCGTGGCCTGCAAAATCAGATAGCCAAAGCGCTCCAGGGTGGCGTTATAACGCTCGTCCTCGCACACCTCCTGACGCTGCCATTTCTGAAACGGATGCGTGCCGCCGCCGCAGATCTGGATATGGTGCTCCGCCGCCGCGCGCAGGATACTCTGCTGCATGGCGGAGAATTGCGCCGCCGCCTGGTCGATGTTCTGGCAGACGCCGGTGGCGATCTCCAGCATGCTTTCGGTGATATCGTGCTTCACTTCACCGCTTTTGATGTCATCTTTCACGGCGGCGATCAGAGCGGATGAGTCCTGGCTCAGATCGTAGCCCGGCGGGTTGACGACCTGGAGTTCAAGCTCAATGCCGAGGGTGTAGGGTTCAGAGGATTTAAAATCGGGTAAAGGCATGGCGCACTCCGTTGTCTGTGATGAGTTGAGTATAGACAATGGGTGAAGTTCTCCCTTTCCCTATGGAACAGGCCCAGTCTACCTTGACGCTCCAGAGTCGTTATCGCTATTAATATTGGCCTGATTATTAACATTAAGGTGCAAGTAATGGTCTCATTTCGACCCCTGACAGAGGATAAGTATCCTGCTTATCTGGACTATTTTATTGATGATTATGCCGGGGAGATCGCCTCAAACTACGGACTCTCTCAACACGATTCTCTTGCCAGAGCGAAGCAGGAAATTGCTGAAATGCTTCCTGAAGGCGTGAATACGCATGGACACGTTTTACTCTCTCTTGTTGCGCCGATAGATCAGACCAACAGGCCTGTCGGTTATCTCTGGTACAAACCCGATACGATGATGCGTTCAGTGTTTATCTACGATTTTCATATTTTCACCTCTTGTCAGGGGGAGGGGCTGGGTAAACAGACTCTTCGCGTTTTTGAAGCGCATCTGCGCGAAAGGGGCTTTAAAGAGATCAGACTGCGGGTGGCAGGGGATAATGCCCGTGCCCGGCATCTTTACGAGACCAGCGGTTTTGGCATTACCGGAGTCAACATGAGCAAGTCTATTGTGGCGCCCGCGGAAAAAATATTGTGAGGATGCTAAAATCCTCGCAACAACTGACACCCTGAGGATAACGCATGAGCAACGACGTACCGATTAAATACTATGACATCGTGGATGAGTACACGACGGAAGCCGCCGAACCGGTCAACGAGTCAGAGCGTGATTCGCTGGCGCTCTA encodes the following:
- a CDS encoding YbdK family carboxylate-amine ligase, with the translated sequence MPLPDFKSSEPYTLGIELELQVVNPPGYDLSQDSSALIAAVKDDIKSGEVKHDITESMLEIATGVCQNIDQAAAQFSAMQQSILRAAAEHHIQICGGGTHPFQKWQRQEVCEDERYNATLERFGYLILQATVFGQHVHVGCRTGDDAIYLLHGLSRFVPHFIALAASSPYMQGTDTKFSSSRLNIFSGFPDNGLMPWVNSWQEFEGLFRRLSHTSMIDSIKDLHWDIRPSPHFGTVEVRVMDTPLTLAHAINIAGLIQATSHWLLTTRPYKHQERDFLLYRFNRFQACRYGLEGILTDVHTGEQKTIAEDLAWLLERVAPSAAKLGASSAIEEIAQSLKQEKSEAQRMRDFIADGGSLISLVQKHAELWATSP
- a CDS encoding GNAT family N-acetyltransferase; amino-acid sequence: MVSFRPLTEDKYPAYLDYFIDDYAGEIASNYGLSQHDSLARAKQEIAEMLPEGVNTHGHVLLSLVAPIDQTNRPVGYLWYKPDTMMRSVFIYDFHIFTSCQGEGLGKQTLRVFEAHLRERGFKEIRLRVAGDNARARHLYETSGFGITGVNMSKSIVAPAEKIL